The Nitrospiria bacterium sequence GAGATCGGTCCCGTCGATGCGGATCACCCCTTCCGTCGGATCATAAAATCGAAGCAGGAGGTTCATCAGGGTCGTCTTCCCGGACCCGGAACTTCCCACCAGGGCCACGACTTCTCCCGCCTTGACCGTGAGGTCGATCTCGCGCAACGCCGCTTCGTCCATGCCGTCATAATGGAAGGAGAGGTGTTCGAAGGCGATTTCCCGTTCCACCGGGTGCAGCGCCCTTTTCCCCTGATCCTTGACGCGCTCGCTGGGCTGGTCCAGCATCCAAAAGATTCGATCGACCGCCGCGATGGCCTGCTGGACGATCGTCGAGGTGGCGGCCAGATGGCGGACGGGCGCGTACATCAGCCAGCTCGCGCCCAGAAAGGAAAAGAAGCCGCCCGGCGTCATCCTTCCCATCCGGACCTCGTGAGCGCCGACGCCGATGATCAGGGCCGCGGCGACGGCCCCGACCCCTTCCATGATCCCCGGCACCAGTTCCGAAAGCCGAGTCGTCTTCATCGTCTTCTGAAAATATTCCTGGTTTTTGCGGTCGAACCGGTCGATCTCGAACGGCTCGGAACCGAAGGCTTTGATCAACCGGACGCCGGACAGGGTTTCTTCCAGCAAGGTCGTCAGCTCGGCGATTTTCTCCTGGCCGGAATGGGCGATCCTCCGGATGCGTTTGCCGATCCGGCTCATGGGATAGTACGACAGCGGCACCACCACGATCGACACCAGCGCCAGCCACCAGTTCAGGTAGAAGAGCACCCCCATGAGGGAGATCATCGTCAGCGACTGCTGGAACAGGTCGCGGATGACGGTCGCGATCACCTGCTGGATCATGCCGGCGTCGTTGACGATCAGCGACATCAGGGCGCCGGTCCGTTGATGGCTGAAAAAA is a genomic window containing:
- a CDS encoding ABC transporter transmembrane domain-containing protein is translated as MNRARRLLGYLKPHWKSLVGATACAGTVALLTASYAWMVKPIIDEIFIKNQWDLLYWIIPSIVGVGMTKGGFNYARSYLMRYAGNRAIAAIRKDLFQKLIRMPIGFFSHQRTGALMSLIVNDAGMIQQVIATVIRDLFQQSLTMISLMGVLFYLNWWLALVSIVVVPLSYYPMSRIGKRIRRIAHSGQEKIAELTTLLEETLSGVRLIKAFGSEPFEIDRFDRKNQEYFQKTMKTTRLSELVPGIMEGVGAVAAALIIGVGAHEVRMGRMTPGGFFSFLGASWLMYAPVRHLAATSTIVQQAIAAVDRIFWMLDQPSERVKDQGKRALHPVEREIAFEHLSFHYDGMDEAALREIDLTVKAGEVVALVGSSGSGKTTLMNLLLRFYDPTEGVIRIDGTDLRDVTLDSLRKQIGLVAQETILFDDTVARNIAYGLESVDRNRVIEAAQAAYAHEFIQRLPQGYDTMIGERGVRLSGGQRQRLAVARAILRNSPILILDEATSSLDSESEMYIQKAMANLLKNRTTFVIAHRLSTVQNATRIVVIQQGRIVETGRHAELLLRGGVYKKLYQLQFREQYAETL